Within the Agromyces ramosus genome, the region AGCGACAAGTTCCGTGCCGAGAACGAAGAGCTCTACGAGGCCGCGTTCAAGGCGCAGTTCCTGTCGGGCATGATCATGCCCGGCATGATGTTCATCGGAAACCTCACCTACGTCGGCATCGCGGTGCTCGGCGGGCTGATGGTCGCGAGCGGCCAGCTGCGACTCGGTGACGTGCAGGCGTTCATCCAGTACTCGCAGCAGTTCACGCAGCCCCTCTCGCAGCTCGGCGGCATGGCCGCCGTGGTGCAGTCGGGCACCGCCTCGGCCGAGCGCGTGTTCGAACTGCTCGATGCCGACGAGCAGGAGCCCGACACCGCCGACGCACCGGCGCCGGTCGACGGCGACGGCACGATCGAGTTCGAGCACGTGTCGTTCTCGTACACGCCCGAGCGTCCGTTGATCCGCGACCTGTCGTTCCGGGTCGAACCTGGGCAGACGGTCGCGATCGTCGGCCCGACCGGTGCCGGCAAGACGACGCTCGTGAACCTCATCATGCGGTTCTACGAGCTCGACGGCGGGCGCATCCTCCTCGACGGGCAGGACATCGCAGACCTCACCCGTCACGATGTGCGCGCCCGCACGGGAATGGTGCTCCAAGATCCGTGGCTGTTCGCGGGCTCCATCCGCGAGAACATCCGCTACGGCCGCCAGTCGGCGACCGACGACGAGATCCTCGAGGCGGCTCGCGCCACCTACGTCGACCGCTTCGTGCACTCGCTGCCCGACGGCTACGACACGGTGCTCGACGAAGAGGCGTCGAACGTCTCCGCAGGTGAGAAGCAGCTCATCACGATCGCGCGCGCCTTCGTGGCGCAGCCCTCGGTGCTGATCCTCGACGAGGCCACCTCGTCGGTCGACACCCGCACCGAGCTGCTGCTGCAGCACGCGATGGCGGCGCTCCGCGAGGGTCGCACCTCGTTCGTGATCGCGCACCGTCTCTCGACGATCCGCGATGCCGACCTCATCCTCGTGATGGAGCACGGTGACATCGTCGAGAAGGGCACCCACGACGAGCTCATCGCCGCGAAGGGCGCGTACTACCGCCTCTACAACTCGCAGTTCGAGCAGGCGGCGACCGACCTCGACGCCGAGCTTGCGGCCGAGCAGGGCGAGGTCGTGCCCCCGTCGGGCCCGACCCCGCTCGAGGTCATGGCCGAGAACGCGGCCGAGACCGCCGAGCTCTAGCCGAGTCGCGCGACGCGCATCGAACGAGCGGATGTCCCAGCCGGGGCATCCGCTCGTTCGCGTTTCGGGCCTCGGTAGGCTGGAATCTCCGAGGCGGTCGCCGGATGCCGCCGCCGACCGATCCCCCGTGAAGGCCCCGTGACGACTGCACTTCCGCCCGCGCGCCCCTGGCGCCTGTGGCTGGTGTGGAGCGTCGGCGTCGCCGCCTACGTGCTCTCGGTCACGAACCGCACGTCGCTCTCGGCGGTCGGGGTCGACGCCGCAGTCCGGTTCGACGCGGATGCCTCGACGCTGTCGCTCTTCGCGGTCATCCAGCTCTTCGTCTACGGCGCGATGCAGATCCCGGTGGGGTTGTTGCTCGACCGGTTCGGCGCCCGGCCGATGATCACGATCGGCATGTTCCTGATGGCGATCGGCCAGCTCGTGATGGCGTTCGCGCCCGACGTGGGCACGGCCATCCTCGCGCGGATGCTCGTGGGCGCAGGCGATGCGGCGATCTTCCCGAGCGTGCTGCGCGTGGTGGCCGTGTGGTTCCCCGAGCGACAGGCGCCGCTGCTCGTGCAGACGACTGGAATCATCGGCCAGACCGGCCAGCTGCTCGCGATCCTGCCGATGGCCGCGCTGCTGCACGCGACGAGCTGGAGCGTCGCGTTCGGGAGCCTCGCCGGGCTCGGCGTGCTCTTCACCGTGCTCACGTTCGCGGTCATCCGCAACCGCCCACCCGATCGCACTGCGGATGTCTCGGTCGACACCGAGACGGGCGCGATGCACGCCGTGACCTCATCGGCCGACCTGCGGGAGGGCTTCCGCGAGTCGTGGGCGCACCCCGCCACGCGCCTCGCGTTCTGGTCGCACTTCACGACGCCGTTCTCGGGCACCGCGTTCATCCTGCTCTGGGGCTTCCCGTTCCTCACCGTGGGCGAGGGACTCTCCCCCGCGATGGCGTCGCTCATCTTCAGCGTGTACGTCGTCTTCGGCATGGTCGTCGGGCCGGCCATCGGCGCCCTCTCGAGCCGGCATCCGATGCGGCGGTCGCGCCTGCTCGTGCTGCCGATCATCGGCATCCAGGCTGCGGCGTGGCTCGCGGTCATCCTCTGGCCCGGACCCTCGCCGCTCTGGCTCCTCTTCGTGCTCGCCTTCGCGCTCAGCACGGGCGGACCGGCCTCGATGATCGGCTTCGACCACGCGCGCACCTACAACCCGAAGCATCGCCTCAGCACCGCGACCGGCATCGTGAACGTGGGCGGGTTCCTCGCCGCGCTCCTCGCGATCCTGTTCATCGGCATCGCGATGGACGCGCAGGGCGCCGGCACTCCCGAGACCTACACCCTCGATGCGTTCCGCATGGCGTTCCTCACGCAGGTTCCCCTATGGGTGCTCGGCGCCGGGTTCATCGTGTGGGAGCGCAAGCGCACGCGCGTGCACCTCGGCCTCGACGAGCCGCGCTCCCGCCGCCGGGATCGTCGCTAGCGGTCGCGCTCGCGCCGTGCCAGCGCCCGATGCCGACTGGGCGCACCGTGCTCGCGGCGGCGCATCGACGTCGTGGCGCCCGCGCGACGAACGTGCGCCGAACGGGCGCTGCGCGGCCGCGGCGCGCCGCGGGCGCCGCGCTACCGCGGCGGCCGCAGCAGTACGCCGCCGATGTAGCCGAGCACCGCGCCGAGCCAGATCAGCGGCAGTCCGAAGCTGAGTGGGGGCATCCCGAAGCGGAGCGAAAGGTAGACGAGGAACCCGGCGGTGAGCAGCACGAGCAGCAACGCCGACCTCCGGGTGAGCCCGCCGGCCTTGCCGTTCAGTCCGAAGGCCATCGCGAGCGCCGTCAGCACGAGCAGCAGCCGCAGCGGCGGCTCGACCCACTCGATCTCTGCGAACGATGCGGGCGAGCTCACGAGGATCATGATCCAGTCGCCGAGCGGCAGCAGCGGAGAGAACCCGTCGAACCATGGCGAGAGCGCGCCGATGATCGCGAAGAGCGTGCCGAGGATGACGAGCCACCTGCTCGTCGGCCTGCGCCGATTCGGCGCCGATTGCATGAGCTCGGCGTTCGTGGTCACCGTGTGCGCGCCATCCGTCGCCGTGATCTCGAGGCGGTGCACGCTCACCTGGTTCGCGGGCGGATGCGGGCTGTTCACGCTCAGTTGCGAGCGGCCCACGCCGCCGGGGGCCACGATGAGTTCCTGGGGCGAGAACTGCGCGCGCACCTGGCCGTCGTCGGAGCTGGCCGAGAGCCACACGTGCAGCTGCTCGGTCCCGCGACGGTTGTCGACCTGCACGGCGTAGGTTCCGTCGCGGCGCGTGCCGACATTGAGGTTGCGGGGCTCAGCGCGAAGCTCGGCGACGGTGATCGACGCCGGGGTCGATGTCATCTCGAGCAGGGCGGATGCCTCGACATCCGTCGTCCCATCGGAGGCCACCACCGTGAACGGGAAGGTGTCGCTCGACCCTCGGGGCGGCGGCACGCCGCGGACGCGGCCGAGCGCTCGAGTGACCTTGCCCGGGAACGCCGTGAACGTCACCGGCGTGAACGCGAACGCGAGCCGGCTCTCGGGGTCACGGCCGGTGAGGGTGACCGTGACGCCCGAGTGCCCGCCGCGGTTGTCGACGAGCACCTCGAAGTCGGCGTCGCGGGCGTCGACGAGGCTGAACGTGCTCGGCTGGACCAGCACGCTGATCGGCTCGTCGACGGGCAGCGCCGTGGTGTGCTGCACGAGGCTCACGGTCGCGGTGATCGGTCCCTCGTCGTTCACCGCGGTGATCGTCAGCTGACGGTTCAGCTGCTGTCCGGGCGCGGGCGCGGGCGCGTTGAACGCGACCTTCGCCTCGACGACCTGGCCGGGCGGCACCTCCACGACCTGTGGGGTGAACGCCAGCTGCACGGTCCCCTCGGGATCACTCCCCGACAGGCCGACGGTCTGCGGGTAGTTCGCGGCACGGTTGTCGAGCCGCAACCAGAACACGCCGGCGTTGACGTCTTCGAGGCGGATGAGGGTGGGACGCGCCTCGAGGGACACCCTTGGGCCACGGGGCGGGACGGTCACGACGACGCGAACGATCGCCTGGCGCTGCGGATCGTGCTTCGAGCGCACGGCGAACTCGACGGCGTGGCGCTGTGCGAGCACCATGAGGCCCGGCTGCATGCCCAGCGCGAGCGCCACCGTGGCGGTCTCGCCCGGCATGAGGTGCGTGTCGGGGTGGGCGAGCTGGAGCCACTCCGGCAGGCCGATGCCCTCGATGGCGTAACCGTCGACGATGTCGGTCGGGTTCTCGATCGAGAGCTCGACCTGCGCCGGGGCATCCGACGTGATCGTCGCCTCGGGCGTCAGCACCGTCACGTTCGGGGGCTCGTGGGGTTTGGATGAGTCGAGTGGTTCGGGGAGATCCGGTGGTTCGGATGCCGGCCCGGCGTCCGCGCCCGCACCGCCCGGGGACGCGACGTCGGGCTCGGCGGCGTCGCCGGTGGCGCCCGGGCTCGCGGCATCCGTCGGGACGCTCTCGCCCTGCACGGGAACCGACGCCACGACCTTCGGGATCGTGCCCGTCAGGGCGTCGCCGCCGAGGCTCGTGTGCCCGTGGTCCCAGCCGAGGTAGGCGTCGCATTTCGCACAGAATCGCGCGGTGACGTCGTTCCTGGCGCCGCACGTCTCACAGGTGCGTTCGGCCATCTCCGCTCCTCTGGCCGCGGTGACTCGCTTCGGGATGCGATACCGCCGATCGTACGGAAGCCTACGCCGCACGAGCCAGTGTTGTGCCTGAAGAGGCACCGATCCCTGCCTCTGCTGAGGTGTCCCGTGCCCGGAATCGGACCCGACCCGGTGCCGCTCCGGGAACGACAGAGCCCGCCGGATCCCCTGGGGTCCGGCGGGCAGTGCCGTCAGTGGCGAGTACGCCTGGAGTCGGGGACTACCCGGCTACGTGACCGCCGCGGCCCCCGTGCGAGCCACCCTTCTTTGCGGCCGAAACCTCGAAGGCGCGCTCGATCTCCTGAGAGAACGTGTTGCCTGCGGCGTCTTGCCCGGTGACCCGCAGGTCGATCCATGCACCACTGTCTGGCACGCGGAGCTTCGCGGTGTACGCCTCGACGAAGGCACGATCTTCGACGAAGTCGTCGCCGTCGGGCTCCCCGGCGGCACCGTCGTCGGTGTACGTCGCATCGGCGAGTTCGACGACCTTCCAGTCACCGCCTGCGACCCGAATCTCGAGCGTGGCGCCAGTCAGTTCGGCGGAGCCGGCCGCGCCGCCCAGGTGACCGAGCTCGAGCCGGAGCCCGACGGGTTCACCGGCGCGTCGCCCGACACCGGCGAGACCCGAGGGGTCGAACTCAGCGTCGTAGTACGCCTGGATCATCGGCAGGATCTGCTCGGTGTAGTCGTCGGAGGTGCCCGTCGATCGGAACGTCCACTCGGTCACCGTCGAGGTCGACGAAGAGAGGTAGGTGCCGTCATGGGTGGCGGTGTTGCGAACCCGCCAGTCGCTCTCGCCGTCAGGCAGCTCCCAGACGACGGCCGACTGCCACGGCGACGCGGCCTTCTGTTCTCCGTCGACCCACACCTCGGTGAGCTGCGCACGATCGGGCATGCCCGAGAAGATGTCCATCGCGCCCGTGTGGCGAGCGCTGCCACCGTCGGCCCACGACGGCACATTGACCTGTGCGTAGTGGCCGGTGCGGTTCGGCGCCCAGTAGCCGGGTCCGACGAACGGACGAACGATCGGGCCGAAATAACTCGTCTCGAGCTCTTCGCCGGGTTCGTAGGCGCGCTGCATGTCGCGGATCTCCCACCTCGCGTCGATCTCAGTCGCGACCTGGTTCCACTCGACCTCGCCGGTGTTGACCCACTCGGTGCGCTCGATGCCCTGGCTCGTGCGGAGGAGGATGCCCGCGACGTAGTCGACCCCGGGTGCGTAGTCCCATCGGAACTCACCGACGAGCGTGTCGGTTTCGCCGTAGTACCTCGTGTCGATGCGTGCGAGGTCGGTGGGACGGAAGTCGAGCTCTTCGGGGATCGCGCCGTCGTCGTTCCGCGCGATGTCGTACACCTCGGTGGCGGTCGGAATGCCGAGTCCGGTCACGGTGACCTTCTTCGCGGCGAGCGACTCGAGAAGTCGCGCACCCTGCACGCCGCTCACCGAGGCGACGGGGACGCCGACCTCAGTCATGTAGTCGTCACCGCCGACCCACTCGCTGAGCTCGCCCGGCTGGTCGTTCACGACGAGAAGGAGCTTGGCTCCCGCGGCGAGCGCGTTGGCGGCACGCTCGTGTGCCGACAGTTCGTTCGACCGGGTGACGACCGCGACCTTGCCGCGCACGTCGACCGCCGCGAACTCGGCGACGCTACCCGTGCCGGCGTCGACCGCGCTGGCCTTGAGCTTGCCGTCGAACAACGCGGAGCCGGCCTGCGTGATGAGGTCGAGTTGCTCCTTGCCGGCGGTGAGCGCGAGCGTCGGCTGCTGCAGACGCCAGCGTGCGCTGAACGAGAAGGTCTCGGCCTCGGGCGCCTCGAGCGGCTGGGCGTAGAACTCGTCGTTCGTGACGGTGGCCATGTAGCTGCCGGTGAACCCGTCGACCGAGTAGTCCATGCGCCCGAAGACCTGCTCCAGGTCGTCGTCGCCGACGTCGACGGTGACCTCCTCGGTGGCGCGAGCATCGAACGCGACCGTCGACGACTCGTCGAGCACGAGGTCGGGGTCGCCGACCAGCGCCGTGACGCGAGTGTCGGCGTCGCGGTCGAGCTCGAGGAAGGACATCACCGAGTAGTGGCCGGCCGGCAGCCGCATGGTGATCTCACCCGAGACGTTGAACGGGGTGACGATGCTCGTCGCCGGATCCCAGATGACACCGAACGCGTCGATGGGCTCGCCGTCGAAGCCGGTCGCGGTGACCGTGAGGTCGTAGCGCTCATGCTCGGCGACGATGCCGAGCGCCGTGCGGGCGACGGGCTGGCCCGCGACCGACGCCACGAGGGCTCCGGAGTACTGCGTGCCGCCCGGCACCGCGGCGGGGTCGGCCGTCATCGTGACCGTGCGGGACTCGCCCGCGGGGATCGTCAGCTGCTCGGCGTCGATTGCGAGCACGTCGTCGGATGCCCCGTCGAGTGCCGCGCTGAGGTCGAGCACGACCTCTTCGCTTCCGTGGTTCGTGTACTCGATCGGGCGCACGACCGCCTCGACGGCCTCACCCCAGGCGAGCATGCCGAAGTCGCCGGAGCCGCTGGCGACGATCGAGGCGTCGATCGCGGCCTGCACGTCGACGACACCGGCGCCGGCCTGGTACGACGACAGTCCGACATCGGTCGCAGTGCTCGTGAGGGCGGCCCGCAGCTGCTCGCCCGTGTACTCGGGGTGACGCTGCAGCAGGATCGCCGCCGCGCCGGCCACGTGCGGCGTGGCCATCGAGGTGCCGCTCAGGCTTCGGTACGCGCCTTCGCCGCCGCTGTCGGACGAGCGCGCCGCCGTGACGTCGCTGCCGGGACCGGCGATCTCGGGCTTCATGTCGCCCGACAGTGCGAGCGGACCCTGGCTCGAGAAGTAGGAGAGGCTCCCGGTGGGGTCTTCGACCGAGCCGACGGTGAGTGCCCGCTCAGCCGAGCCGGGCGAACCGATGGTCTCGGGCGCGCCGGAGTTGCCGGCCGCGACCACGAAGAGCGCGCCGGTCTCTTCGGCGATGCTGTTTAGCGCCTCCGACATGGGATCGTTGCCGTCGTCTGCCTGTGACGAGCCGAGGCTCATCGAGACGATGTCGGCTCGCTCGCCGGCCCACTGCATGGCCTCGATGATCCACGAGTCCTGGCCGGAGCCCTCGGGGCCCCCGAGCACCTTGCCGACGAGGAGGTCGGCGCCGTCGGCGACGCCGCGGTGCGCTCCGCCGCTCGCGGCACCGGTTCCCGCGATCGTCGAGGCGACGTGCGTGCCGTGGCCGTTGGGGTCGGAGTCGACCTCTTCGCCGGGCACGAAGCTCGTCGAGTCGGGCAGCACGCGACCGGCGAGGTCGGGGTGGGTGTCGTCGTAGCCGGTGTCGAGCACGGCGACGGTGACGCCCTCGCCGGTGTAGCCCTGGGCCCACGCCTCGGGAGCACCGATGTAGGGCACGCTCGAGTCGAGCGTGGCCTGCACCTTGCCGTCGAGGTGGATCGCCTCGATGCCGCCGCCGAGCGAGACCTCGGAGCTGAAGGGACGAGGTCCGGATGCCTCGGTGAGGGCACTCCACGTCGACGCGGCACTCGCGTGGTCGGCGGTCGCGGCGGCGCCGCCGATGCTCTCGAGCGGGGTGCCGATCTCGACGCCGGGAACCGGCGCCGAGCGGGTGGCCGGTCCGTCGGCGAATTCGACGATGAGCGGCGTCGCGGCGACGCTGGCGTCGTCGTAGCCGAACTCGATGAGCTGTGTGACGTTGAAGAGATCTTGGTCGAGCAGTCCTGCAGCGAGGTAGGGCATAGCCGACTGGGGCAGCACGAAGAGGTCGCCGGCGACCTCGGCCGTCTGCACGGCCGATTCGGGGTCGGCGGGCTCGATGTCGACGGCGTGAGTGCCACCGGCGAGCTCGGTGACGTGCACGCGATCGCCCGTGATGAGCGTCACGGTGTGCGAGCCGTCGGCTGAGGCGGTGACGGCGGGGCTACCGCCGGTGCCGCCCGGGCCA harbors:
- a CDS encoding S8 family peptidase — translated: MHNRSTSRRRRRRAIVAAIGGLALGATGVGITTLPAAAAGPGEAGGPGGTGGSPAVTASADGSHTVTLITGDRVHVTELAGGTHAVDIEPADPESAVQTAEVAGDLFVLPQSAMPYLAAGLLDQDLFNVTQLIEFGYDDASVAATPLIVEFADGPATRSAPVPGVEIGTPLESIGGAAATADHASAASTWSALTEASGPRPFSSEVSLGGGIEAIHLDGKVQATLDSSVPYIGAPEAWAQGYTGEGVTVAVLDTGYDDTHPDLAGRVLPDSTSFVPGEEVDSDPNGHGTHVASTIAGTGAASGGAHRGVADGADLLVGKVLGGPEGSGQDSWIIEAMQWAGERADIVSMSLGSSQADDGNDPMSEALNSIAEETGALFVVAAGNSGAPETIGSPGSAERALTVGSVEDPTGSLSYFSSQGPLALSGDMKPEIAGPGSDVTAARSSDSGGEGAYRSLSGTSMATPHVAGAAAILLQRHPEYTGEQLRAALTSTATDVGLSSYQAGAGVVDVQAAIDASIVASGSGDFGMLAWGEAVEAVVRPIEYTNHGSEEVVLDLSAALDGASDDVLAIDAEQLTIPAGESRTVTMTADPAAVPGGTQYSGALVASVAGQPVARTALGIVAEHERYDLTVTATGFDGEPIDAFGVIWDPATSIVTPFNVSGEITMRLPAGHYSVMSFLELDRDADTRVTALVGDPDLVLDESSTVAFDARATEEVTVDVGDDDLEQVFGRMDYSVDGFTGSYMATVTNDEFYAQPLEAPEAETFSFSARWRLQQPTLALTAGKEQLDLITQAGSALFDGKLKASAVDAGTGSVAEFAAVDVRGKVAVVTRSNELSAHERAANALAAGAKLLLVVNDQPGELSEWVGGDDYMTEVGVPVASVSGVQGARLLESLAAKKVTVTGLGIPTATEVYDIARNDDGAIPEELDFRPTDLARIDTRYYGETDTLVGEFRWDYAPGVDYVAGILLRTSQGIERTEWVNTGEVEWNQVATEIDARWEIRDMQRAYEPGEELETSYFGPIVRPFVGPGYWAPNRTGHYAQVNVPSWADGGSARHTGAMDIFSGMPDRAQLTEVWVDGEQKAASPWQSAVVWELPDGESDWRVRNTATHDGTYLSSSTSTVTEWTFRSTGTSDDYTEQILPMIQAYYDAEFDPSGLAGVGRRAGEPVGLRLELGHLGGAAGSAELTGATLEIRVAGGDWKVVELADATYTDDGAAGEPDGDDFVEDRAFVEAYTAKLRVPDSGAWIDLRVTGQDAAGNTFSQEIERAFEVSAAKKGGSHGGRGGHVAG
- a CDS encoding MFS transporter, translated to MTTALPPARPWRLWLVWSVGVAAYVLSVTNRTSLSAVGVDAAVRFDADASTLSLFAVIQLFVYGAMQIPVGLLLDRFGARPMITIGMFLMAIGQLVMAFAPDVGTAILARMLVGAGDAAIFPSVLRVVAVWFPERQAPLLVQTTGIIGQTGQLLAILPMAALLHATSWSVAFGSLAGLGVLFTVLTFAVIRNRPPDRTADVSVDTETGAMHAVTSSADLREGFRESWAHPATRLAFWSHFTTPFSGTAFILLWGFPFLTVGEGLSPAMASLIFSVYVVFGMVVGPAIGALSSRHPMRRSRLLVLPIIGIQAAAWLAVILWPGPSPLWLLFVLAFALSTGGPASMIGFDHARTYNPKHRLSTATGIVNVGGFLAALLAILFIGIAMDAQGAGTPETYTLDAFRMAFLTQVPLWVLGAGFIVWERKRTRVHLGLDEPRSRRRDRR
- a CDS encoding ABC transporter ATP-binding protein, translating into MSTETNKTNGRGRGRQAEPKPMTEEERIEHELAEEARINSGSWDSVAPGKAQDFGASFRRMIGLLAPHKWAFAFASLLGSIGVVLAVIAPKVLAEATNIIFEGWISLQLPAGVTQEQAVEGLRAAGQEDLANIIEAATLTPGAGIDFVALSQVVIIVLFLYIGASVLSWIQGYVINVIMVRAMWRMREDVEAKVHRLPLSYFDKVQRGELISRVTNDIDNITQTMQQSLSSALTSVLTVVGVMIMMFSISWQLTLITLISLPLMGVIFGIIGPKSQAAFGIQWRKVGRLNARVEESFSGHALVKVFGRERDASDKFRAENEELYEAAFKAQFLSGMIMPGMMFIGNLTYVGIAVLGGLMVASGQLRLGDVQAFIQYSQQFTQPLSQLGGMAAVVQSGTASAERVFELLDADEQEPDTADAPAPVDGDGTIEFEHVSFSYTPERPLIRDLSFRVEPGQTVAIVGPTGAGKTTLVNLIMRFYELDGGRILLDGQDIADLTRHDVRARTGMVLQDPWLFAGSIRENIRYGRQSATDDEILEAARATYVDRFVHSLPDGYDTVLDEEASNVSAGEKQLITIARAFVAQPSVLILDEATSSVDTRTELLLQHAMAALREGRTSFVIAHRLSTIRDADLILVMEHGDIVEKGTHDELIAAKGAYYRLYNSQFEQAATDLDAELAAEQGEVVPPSGPTPLEVMAENAAETAEL